gagggagatgCATGCGTTAACATACTTTccatacttggatcatatgcacttgtggttggaactctagaaagcatcacaactaccaaagatcattaaggtaaaaccaaccatagcattaaatatcaagtcctctttactcccatacgcaacaacccacttaTTCGGGTATGTATTTCAGTCACGCACACCACCCACCACAAtcaaatcatgaacgtattgcaacaccctgtAGTGGGTATCCCTCATGTTTGCGCGACacagagggcaccataggacagcaccaaaaaaatatacaagccaaaccaatcatgatcatcaatcaacccataggacaaaacagatctactcaaacattataggataaccacatatcattggataataatatagagtgttgagcaccatgtttaagtagagagtTGCAGCAGAAATAGataggttacaccgctgcatggagggggagaaagttggtgttgacggtagcaataTTGTTGATGTaaatcgccgtcacgatccttgccccgacGGCACTTCGGCGCCacagggagagaggaggagagagccccctccttattcttcttccttggcgtccccccaagatgggaggagagttcccctctggtccatggcctccatggaggcggagggacgggagcccctctgagattggatctctccCTCTGTTCTCTTCCGTTTCGCATTCATGTTTTCTGGCTGAAAACCGTTTTTaaatatccggagatccgtaactccgattgcgctgaaattttaacacgattttttcctgatataagcttccttgcacccGAAGAAGAGCCCCAACTGACTTACGgggtgcccactaggcaccacCGCACGtctggggtggggggggggggggaggcgcgccctggtgggtagtggaggTCGTGTGCCTCCGTTTGCGTTTGTACTTTGTTTGATATGTATATTCTGCAAagcaaaaaacatgcaacaaacaggaactggcactgggcactagatcaatatgttagtcccaaaaattaatattaaatattgccaaaagtatataaaatttgtataatattggcatcgaacaataaaaaattatagatatgacggagacgtatcatgcccTTCCCCCTATGGCGTGAGGTCAAACAATGCGTTCGAGCCAGATGGGGATCCCCTAGTGGAAGATAGAGTTGGTTCTTGGTGGAAGAGTCATGGCTAATGTTGGCAAGATTAGTGGGATGTGAGAAGGGAGAAGGGAAAAGAAGGGCATACAGGAGGTAATCATGTCTATCTAAGAATCAAGTGTGAGATATTCTATGTATGCATCCTCTTAGGCATTGACAACTAGGCCCACTATGTTAGATTTGCTACCAAATGACCAGAAGTGGACAATTTGAGTGATCTGTTAGAAATTAGGCAAGAAGTTTGATTTTATGAAAAATATATTTAAAAGTGTGGAAAACTGTTATGAGGTACCTCAAAGTTGTGGTATTAATTAATTTAATCAACCAACTAAACTATAGTGCTTGTATTTCTACGTTTTTGCAACACCATGCATCACTACAGCACAACAAGGATGTTGAGTATTAACAAGAAATGTCGGACAGGGTGTGCATGAAACTCGAGGAGAGATTGCCGTGAAAGTACTACATAGCAGTTCAGGGCTAGATGACAAGGAATTTCACAAAGAGTTCAACAATCTCAGGGGGCTCAAGCATCAAAATATTGTGGAGTTAGTGGGCTTCTGCAAAGAATCAGAGGAAGAACTTGCAGAGTTTGATGGAAAACAAGTTACCGCTACACGTATACATATGGCACTCTGCTTTGAGTATGTACATAAGGGTAGCTTAAACAAGCTTATTTCTGGTAATTAAGTTTGTGCCTTCTGCTCCACTTGCATTTACTTAACACAATAAAAGTTGTTCTTTAGATTTACATTTTTAGCAATAATACTATTTTTTCTCTTTGGTGCAGATGAAAACACCGGATTTAACTGGCCCACACGTTACAGAATAATCAAAGGGATCTGCGAGGGTCTAAAATATCTTCGTGAGGGGTTGGAATATCCCGTAATGCATTTTGACTTAAAACCTGATAATATATTGCTAGATAAGGATATGGTTCCGAAAATCGCAGATTTCGGTTTATCAAGGCTCTTTGGTaaagaaaacacaaaaaaaaCAATGAGTTCCATCGGCACATGGTAAGCATTCTATCAACGGATATGTCTAGGTAGTTGTAGAATCCATATGATATGTTTTTGTGTTTAGATTCATTTATTTTGGAAAAAGGTTTACGGGTTTTAATGAAAAGAGTAAAATGTATCTCTGGTCATTGAATTTGACCATCTCACTCACTTTGATCGCTGTATTCCAGAAAGATGTGATTACTAAGGTTGCTAAAGATGTCTAGTTATATCACTAGCTCATTTCCTCTATGTTTTTCTACTATATTTGTTTTGGTTAACCTTCGCTCTTGAGGTAGCAGGTCGCTTCAGCAGTAGCACCTTTTCTATCTGCTACCACGAGAGCATACTGGACAATAGCTTGTATTTGATAGATTAATTGTTGGTTAAACTCTTGTCTTAAAGAACCATAGTATgcattatactccctccgtttctaaactttgtagagattccactatgaaccacatatggatgtatatagatgcattttagagtgtagcttcactcattttgcttcgtatgtagtccatagtggaatgtttaaaaagacttacatttaggaacggagggagtatactaaAATGGAGGGAGTgttatggggggggggggggggggctaattTAAGACACACCAAAGGAAATGTTCTTCCCATCTAATATCCAACTGTTAGTATGTCGTATAATGTCAGCCGTGTCCATGTGATCGATCGTACGTGGCAACGACACTGTCTTGGCACCTAGCTGTGTGTTGGGATGTTGAGGAGACACACAACTCATTGTTACGAACTTTGATTTACTTCATATGTTGAATTAACATTTGGATTTCTTTCTTTCTAACAGAGATTATTGATAAGCAAAGCCCTAATTTGCCCGCCTCTCTTCAGTTAGTGCTGCAATGTCTTATGTGCATTCACTTTGATGCAAGTGTCTGGGAGATCAATAAAGTTTACCTTTTCAAATAAGAAATATTTTTTGCATCTACTTTCTTTTCTCTAGCTCTTCATTCCaaaatgttacaatttgtgcCATACATGGTGACATGCAGTGGATATTGGCCGCCGGAATACGTAAAGCATCAAATAATATCAAAAGAGTTTGACATATTTAGCTTGGGAGTTATCATTGTAAAGATAATGACCGGACATGAAGGCTACAGTCGTGTTGTTGAGATGACGACTCGGAAATCTGTTATACTTGTAAGAATAAGTTTTTTGTCATGCTATTTCCAACATCTATATTGGATAACCACTATGTTATGTTTGACCTGTGTGTACTATACCGTTCTAACTTTGTTTCTAATATTATTGAAGGTACATAATAACTGGAGGAAAAAGATACATCAAAGTCACAAGCCACTAGTTGATGTATACTGCTGCCAGGTGAAGAGATGCATTGAGGTAGCATTAGACTGCTTGaagtcaaaccgacaagaaaggCCTACTATACAAGATATTGTTTCTAGTTTGAACGAGACTGAAACTTTGATTAGTGACCAAGGGCTACATACAGAAAAGGTGACGTGTTACTTGTGACACATGGCATGTTCATTTATCCTGGATTAGCTTGTAACTTTTATAGTTTATGTCCTAGTGCCTCTTTGATTCACATGATTATAAATGCATGAATATAAAATATGTAGGATTTTAATGTCACGCCATCTTATATTCTACTCTCTCCGGTTCACAGATAAGTAATGTTTTGGTGATTCACGTGTTCTTCAAGATTTAACTGTGAACACTAATTTCTACTATAGTATATGCATAAAATCAAGAAAACAATATTTTTTGCAATAAATTTTGAGACAAATCTATAGATATGATTTCAAGATTCCAGTCCAGAAATTTTAAAAAATAAGTCTAGTCTAGAGAATGGGGATGGTAAATGATGATCAGCATTATACTAGCACGTACATGGACCGCACGCATGCTTGCTTTATTTGTTGAAGTGATACTACTACTCTAAGTTTATCCTTGTgttgaaaagaaaaaaatatggTCACTCTTCCGTGGGCTTATACATACAGCTCCTTGTTTTCTTTATGATATGTAGTTTAATCAGGATGACCTTGGAGAATCCATTCTGCGCTCCTCCAGGCCTTCTTCAGGTTAATGCTTGCTGTCTTTAAGAAATAATAATAGTAAAAACTAACCTAGCTACAAGAATGCACTAAGTTCACACGAGTCCATAACTTAACTTTTTGAATTTACAAGGGCACAATGAAGCTAGCAGCTGGTCTACTCAGAGGAAGAGCTGTTTACCCATTCCAAAGCCCAAGGCTATGACATTCCAGGAGATTGACCACATCACAGGTGGTTTCTCTGAAGAGCGACTACTTGGAGAGGGTAGGAGTGGAAAGGTTTACAAGGTACGTACGTACTCCCTCCGATCGATAATAAGTGCCGCAGTTCTGAACTAAAGTTTAACTAACCTTAGTTCGAAATtatgacacttattttggattgGAAGGAGTATGATCAACTAGCTTTTATAGTACATTGCCTCTGGTAAGCAAAATTAAGAATCCATTTTCTAATAAGATGTGTTAAATATATATAGGGAATCTGTGAGGATGGACAAGTTCTTGCTGTGAAGGTTCACAGTAGTATGCCAGCACTCGAGAACGTCCTTGATCCTTCGCCGCAAAGGTCATTTAATCGTTCCCTGCATAGGTCTGGTCACGTAGTATTGTTCGAAAATCAAAATATTGTCAGGTTAGCTGGTTACTGCTATAGAAAACACAGCAAACTTATAGAGCATGAAGGAGGAGGTTATGTGTATGACGATGAGATGCAAAGGATATTCTTCTTCGAGTATTTGCCAAATGGATCCCTTGAGCGACATATTTCAGGTATATATGACGCCGCAACATGCATGCGGCAAGATATATTTTTATTATATATCTGGCATTTGAAGAATAAAATTAACACTCTAAGCATTTTTGGGATACTATATCTGTCTCCTTTCGACAGATATTCATTCTGGGCTGGACTGGCACACACGCTACAGAATAATTAAGGGCACTTGCGTGGGTTTGAAACACCTCCATGAGGGGACTATTTATCATTTAAATCTAAAGCCTAGCAATATATTGCTGGATGATAATATGCGGCCAAAAATAGATGACCTCAATGTATCAAACATCATCTATGACCATAAATATTTACCAAGAGGGATGCTTATACAACAACACTATGTGCTACAGGCTAAAGTTGGATTACCGTGAGTTAATTTCAATTTCTTTTCAAGTAATAGTTTAAATTAGCGTTTTCTTTACACTGGCTGTATCTTAATATTTCTCATCTGACTGCACCCAGTGAATATATGCCGCCAGAATTTGTTGAGAAACAAATAGCGACAAAATGGTATGACATATACAGCCTGGGTGTTGTAATAATAGAGATCATGACCGGGAATAGGTATAGTTTGGGAAGCCTTGAGATGTCCTCTAAGGGGTTCATTGATCGGGTAAAATTTCTTCTTTTTTTGGAAATATCTTTGCACCATTCATGATCATTTCTTGTAGTAATAAAATTCAGTGTGTTTTAACATTAATTTTGTGTGGTATTTATTCCAATTTCATAGGTATGTGTAAATTGGAGGAAGAGGTTACAAGAAACAGTGAAGGGCACATCAGTTGAAGGATACTGCCAACAAGTTAAGAAATGCCTGGAAATTGCGTTCAAGTGCGTGGAGGCCAGTAGACACAAAAGACCCACCATGGAGAATATTGTAAATACTCTGAACAAAACAGAAACTTTGATTCACAGTGATTCACTGCTTGACACCGACCCACTGGAGCTCTGCTTCCTACCATTCATAAAGAAAAAGGCCATGAGTTCCTGCTCGTTGAGGCTAGACAACAAGGGAAACGATCCCGTCGCATTCATGCTTGTGGCCAACAGACCCAAGATGTACTTGACAAAGAAGCCGATCTGCGGCGTTGTGCCATCAAGGTGTGCCTATACCCTCACACTCACAATAATGCCCAATAAGCAGCAGCATGTACTACCGCCGTCCTTGCCTTCGGATAGCGGTGAATTCTTCACGTTGTATAGCGTCGAGTTGGGTGGATACGACCTCCTCGATGTTGACAAAGATCACATCACCGTCGAGTACGATACATTCTTTAAGAAAGCCAAAGAGATGCCTGGTGCCAGAGATGAGGTAGTGCAAGGGGTGATGTTGAAGGTTATCTCCTGTGATAGACCAGCTGCCGAATCAGGGACATCATCTGAGGTAATTTAGCTATATAACCCTGAGGTTGTTGTGTTGGCCTTGTTGAATCATATATAATATATGCATATATTTCAGATCATAACCACACCTGAAGCTCGTGAAGTTTCGTCCATTGATGTGCATCCAACTGAGCCAGGGTGAGTGCGTGCGTTCTTGCTAATCAATCCCTCGTACATGTACCAGTATTGCCAGCTATATGAAGTATATGCTTTTGTTTGCGGGGAAATATGTATAGAGTATGTTTAAGGTTGATGAAACTATATGGTAATGATATATGCAGGATTATGACGACGAATCCCGTGGGGAGCCTTCGTATTTGGAATTACAGCACAATGGTACGTGGGTTTTCTTAATTTATTTGGTGTCCATACTATTATATACTCACTATTATGCATCTGTATTTCAATTCAATACTGACTCATGTTACTTATGTATGTTCATCTGACTGGCCGCAGGCTATGATGAACTCACTTGAATTAGTGGAAtatgaaccaggcaagcatgtttaaATAGTTTCTGGTCAAATATATTCCATATTAACATCTAGTTTTCTTGCTCATACATCATATATTCTGGTCATGCAGTTCATGCAGCTAAATTATCGCACGAGAGAAATGGCTCGTCGCCGGTGACAGCAATGGGGGCATCCACGTGTACAATTACAACCAAAACCAACATGTCAGGACCTTGAATGCTCACGATGGTTGCATCACAACCTTGGCAGTGCATCCAACAGATCCGTTTGTGTTGTCATTGTCGTCTGATGATGATGATCACCTGATTAAGCTTTGGGACTGGAACAAGGACTGGAAATGCACCCGGACATTTCAGGGGCACACTGATAAAGTGACACAAATAACCTTTAACCCAGAGAACAAGGACAGTTTTGCTAGTACTTCATGGGATGGCACAATAAAGGTTAATTTGTGTGCTTTTTAATTGTAACTCATTCTTCACCTTGGCCTTCCATCCGAGCCGCATTTTTTATCACATGCAAAACATAACTTTCTAGCATGCATGTTGTAAAACTACCTCAATTATTGTTGTAAAATTACAACATATTTCTTTAGTGTGATATTGACGTGGCACATTTTTATCTCATGCAAAACGTAACTTTCTAGCATGCATGTTGTAAAATTGTGTCACTCTTTTTGTACAGTGGGAGACTCAACCTCCTCGCTCCCAAGTGTAATATTACCTCGAGTGTTTTTCCTTCTTACATTTTTAAGTTGTGGCGAATAGTCTAACCCTTCAAATTCTTTGGTTATTTATTTTATATGTACTTAAGATATAACTAGCATTTGTAATTGACAGATCTGGAGTATCTGTTGTGATGATACTAGTAGCACCATCACATTGAAACTGGATGAGAATGGGCTATCTGTTGATTACTTCACACGCCTTAATCGGCAGCATCTTATCGTGGGCTGTAAGGATAGGACTCCACAGGTGCCATCTCTTGAAGAATACATTCAATTAATTCTAGCTAGCTATGAAGTTGCCATACATGACATATGATTAACCATTTTCCTCTTCTTttatgttgttgttgttgttgttgttgttgttgttgttgttgttgttgttgttgttgttgttgttgttgttgttgttattgttgttgttgttgttgctgctgctgctgttgctgttgttaTTGAAGAATCAGATATGGGAATTAGAGATGAAAGAATGTGTTGATAAGCTAGAAGGGCATGTGGACAGTATCTGTGTCGTCCATTTGCACCCTGAGCTTCCAATTCTAATTACAGGTTCACTTGACGGGACCGTACGCGTATGGAACTCCACTACCTACAAGTACGCAATGCTTCAGTTTGTCTTCCTTTACGGCCACATACTACTACAGTCCTACACATATTGTTGAGCTCCTTAATTAACAGTGCATAACCTCACTAACCTTACAGGCTTGAGAACATCATCAGTTTTGGCCTCGGTGCAGTTTATGCTTTTGGATGTATAAAGGGCTCAACAAGGTAATGGACAATGAATCATTCCTGTCAATTCTCTAATTTACGAGCTAATTCAGAACTAATGGCTGATCTGGTATGTATTATACATGTTGCTAAAAATTATACTCCAagtaaaagaaagaaaaaggaaactgTACGGCGTAATATTTTGAAGTTGAATCTACAATATACTTAACAAGTATGAGTGTGGCGGTCCTCCAAATCAGCTATAGCGGGCTATAGCCGGCTAATAGCGGACTATTGTGCATGAGTACCATTTAGTGGCACCCTGTTAAAAAGGCTACAACGAGGCTATAGCCGGCTATTTAAAACTATGCAAGTAGCTAGGCATGCAGGATTACTTCCCTCGCTAGCTACTTCCTTCTACATATGTCTGCTACAGATTTCAACTTTCCAATTACCGTAACGCATCTGAACTTCACAAGTGTGTGTTATTACAGATCTCAACAGCATCACTCATCTTGTAATGAACTGTGAAATACTCCTTCATGtacttttttttttgcgggtaaatacTCCTTCATGTACTTGTTGTCATCCTCTGTATATTATATTGTCTTAGTTTTGGGGCAACATGTTTAAACTACTAATTGTTAACCAAATGACGTACTGATTGACTTGTGTAGGATCGTGGTCGGGTGTCACCAAGGAATAGCAACAATGGAAATTTCTTTGCCTTTCCTGGTCTCCAACCATTCGCACCTCTCGGACTACAGCGACACGTCTACATCCATCCCATTCCTGTCTTCGGATTCCATCATGCCTTCCTCACCCTCTCTCACCCTATCGCTCCCTTTCCAAGATGTCGTATCAGCCATGAGAGGGCCCGCAAGGACTCAGCTGCCAAGGTGCACCATAGTTGAAAGATTGCCACGGTCGAGAGCACCAACAGGACTGCCAAACTCAACAAAGCCATGGCATTCAAGTCAAACATTAGCAAGGCGTTTGAAGGGCTCGTGGACACCATCAACCGCTTCAGCTTGCTCAAGAAGGCCCCCTAAAAAAGGGGGAGTTCCGTGCCGTAGACGGTGAGCTGCGTGGCCTCAAGGCGCTAGATGAGGTGGACTCTCTAACCCCATGATTGATCAGATCCAAAAAGGAGCATGTCGAGCCTTCCTGCGAGCTTTTGTGACCCCTGTCATCTTCACTTGTGTTTGTTCTTAGGTTGCTTTTGCGCTAGGTTTAGTTATGGTATTTCCATGTTCTGTTCGATCATTCGCTAGTATCTCTTTCAAGTGAAGTAAGCGTAATCACCAAGATGTGTGTTTAGATTTAAGCTGGTGTTGGCCCTAAACTTTATGAATGGCGCTTCTTTTACTTTCGCTTCCCGGAATGTGCATACTTTAGGCGATGACAAGAAGTGGCGTGATAAGCAAATGCGGTAAGCAACCTTAAAATAACAATGTCTACATAAGATGTGTCATCATATTACTTTCTAAAGTAGTTCCCATTTGTCCCTCCTCCCCTCTCATTGTGGTATCTACGCTTGCTAACATTTCCGATTCAAAGTACAAATCCTCCCTCCCACTAGAGAAAAACCATATTTTGCCTTGTGTTTCTTGGTAGGCCGAGAGTATTTTATCGACCACTCGGCTTATGGCGCTATATGCCGAGTATTAACGTCACGGTGCAAGAAGAAACACAACCCCTTGGCTTACTATGCCCGTATATCGTGAGAAGCCTAACAATCACTCGGAATGTAGAAGAATGCTCGGCGTATAAAAACAAAAGCACTTGGCTTTTTTGGCCAGCGTGGACACATGGTTGTGCTCATCGCGCTTGACAACACCATGGCATGGAAGTGTGTAAGCCGTGTGTCACACATCTAAGCCGCGTGTCTCTAATGGCACGCACGGTGTAATTAAGGCGGTCAGCTCTGACTGCAGGTGGTTGCTCACACACAACCTCGTCATTTGGACACATCTCATCGTCCATGTAGTTGTTGGTATTCCGAGGCTGCCATTAATGGCGGTATAACGCCAACGGGCACTAACCTCCCCGCTCTCTCTCGCCTATAAATACCCCCGTCCACCCCTCATTCCTCCGCTGCACACCACTACAACATCCATCTTCACAGCCTTGGCCGCCTTCAACTCCGAAACGCTAGCCATGGACCTCCACCTCCACCTGCACGGCCATGCCCCGTCACGACTATGATGCCGGTAGAAGCACCTAGAACCCACATAGCCTATCCTTCATGAAGGCAGAAGAGCTCGCACGGTATGGCTGCATGGTGCCTCCGGACATGTGTCTGCTGAGAGGTTGGCacaccactagtagaaaacagggctttggtctaggcctggccagcccattagtcccggttcagtcacgaaccgggacccatggggcatAGGTCCCGGTttgtgagcccagggggccggccgggcctcgtgCGGCATTTGTCCTGGTTCATCTGTCCCCTTTGGTCCCGATtccagacacgaaccgggaccaatgggcctcgctcctggcccacaaccattggtctcggttcatgggtggaaccgggactaaaggggggcctttagtcccggttccagccacgaaccgggaccaatgatgtgcctatatataccccctcgccCGCAAGCAGAGCACTCCACTGCTCTTTTTTTTCTGgtcggcgaggggagggctttgtggtgctctagctcacctcctatgcacatgaggtgttcgatgaaatgcccgagccacactacttAAGCTTTCTCATGTCCAAGATCGACCTCCAaactccattttcctcaagatttgtctaggtttagcggtccgtcacgtcccgtccccgtcttcacctccgttgatcgcccgcgccgatctcgtcgccggcaccaccgtggtgagcctcttattcttatcttctttctaaaaaaattcttacttgtatgacttagatcaattgttaccttggttgcgattatgatcgcattttc
This sequence is a window from Aegilops tauschii subsp. strangulata cultivar AL8/78 chromosome 7, Aet v6.0, whole genome shotgun sequence. Protein-coding genes within it:
- the LOC109750171 gene encoding uncharacterized protein; amino-acid sequence: MWKSLSTEQKHEVEALAAGWQGFHVRQIELGMPASSPELSDYDPTMEDAFDDKLEPLPTPVHVGLTVEMSSMDAKQQQCTSDEPSKLPYQLIKQITNDFDEERILGSGGFGTVYKFNQDDLGESILRSSRPSSGHNEASSWSTQRKSCLPIPKPKAMTFQEIDHITGGFSEERLLGEGRSGKVYKGICEDGQVLAVKVHSSMPALENVLDPSPQRSFNRSLHRSGHVVLFENQNIVRLAGYCYRKHSKLIEHEGGGYVYDDEMQRIFFFEYLPNGSLERHISDIHSGLDWHTRYRIIKGTCVGLKHLHEGTIYHLNLKPSNILLDDNMRPKIDDLNVSNIIYDHKYLPRGMLIQQHYVLQAKVGLPEYMPPEFVEKQIATKWYDIYSLGVVIIEIMTGNRYSLGSLEMSSKGFIDRVCVNWRKRLQETVKGTSVEGYCQQVKKCLEIAFKCVEASRHKRPTMENIVNTLNKTETLIHSDSLLDTDPLELCFLPFIKKKAMSSCSLRLDNKGNDPVAFMLVANRPKMYLTKKPICGVVPSRCAYTLTLTIMPNKQQHVLPPSLPSDSGEFFTLYSVELGGYDLLDVDKDHITVEYDTFFKKAKEMPGARDEVVQGVMLKVISCDRPAAESGTSSEIITTPEAREVSSIDVHPTEPGIMTTNPVGSLRIWNYSTMAMMNSLELVEYEPVHAAKLSHERNGSSPVTAMGASTCTITTKTNMSGP